Genomic segment of Serinicoccus hydrothermalis:
GCGGGTCAACAGCGAGTTGCCCAACCCGGCCCACTTCGACGCCGCGACCCAGTTCATCACCCCGGACTCGATGCGCGAGGTCTTCGCCTGCGGCCCCGACGTGGAGCGTCACCTGGAGGTGGCCCGGCAGTTCTCCGACGCGGGCTTCGACCGGCTCGCCCTCATCAGCGCCGGCCCGGACGTCGACGGCTTCATGCGCTTCTTCACCGACGAGCTGCGCCCCCGGCTGTCCGAGCTGTCGACGTAGGACGACGCCTCTGGGTGGGGCGGTGGGGGTGCGACCTCACCGACCTGCAGCCCGCCACCCGCGCGGGTCGCCCCCGCCACGTGCGTGGCTCGGGCACCACGCGTAGCACTCTGCGGGGACATGTGCGTCCGCCCGGGACATAACGCGACCGGACGGACATGTCCCAGCAGCCTGTGGCCCGTGAGCTTCGTGAGGCTGCAGCCGAGCGGACCGCTCGTCTGGCGACGACATGCCTCCGCGATGCGCTGCCGGAGCCGGGTCATGGTCATGCCAGCCGGGATCAGGCCTCGACGACGCAGTCCTCGAGCGGGGTGGAGCAGCACAGCAGGACCTTGTCGGCGGCGATCTCGCGGGGCCGGATCCCGCCGCCGTGCCGCATGTCCACGCTGCCGGCCAGCAGCTGGCTCTTGCAGGTCCCGCAGACCCCCTCGGCGCAGGAGGACGGCAGGCTGAGGCCGGCCCGCGCGGCGGCGGCGAGGATCGTCTGACCGGGGGCGCAGGTCACCTCCCTGCCGCTGCGGGTGAGGGTGACGGTGTGCGTCCGCGCCTCGGCCGCGGGGGTGCCTCCCCGGCCGTCCCCGCCCTCGCCGGTCAGCACCGCGCCGGCCGGGTCGAGCACGAAGGACTCCTGGTGGCACCGCGCCGGGTCGCAGCCGAGCTCGGCCAGCAGGCCGCGCACGGCGTCCATGTAGGGCCGTGGTCCGCAGGTGAACACCTCCCGGCCGGCCGCGTCGGGCGCCAGCTCGGCGAGCATCCCGGCGGTGAGCCGCCCGCGGGCACCACGCCATACCTCGTCCTCGCTGTCGCCCTCGCAGACCACCGCCACCCGCAGCCACGGCAGGGCCGCCGCGAGGTCCTCGAGCTCGCGGCGGAAGACGATGTCGGCCGGGGTCCGGGCGCTGTGGACGAAGACGACGTCGTGCGGGCCCGGCGTGCCGACCAGGGTCCGCAGCATCGACATGAGCGGGGTGACGCCGCTGCCGGCGGAGAGCAGCAGGTGCGCCGCCGCCGGGTGCTCGTGGGTGCTGAAGACGCCCATCGGCCCGCTCACCCGCAGCCGGTCCCCGACCCCGAGCCGGTCGTGCAGCCACGTCGACACCGGACCCTGCCGCTTCACCGTGAGCGTGAGGGTGCCGGCCTGCAGCGGGGAGGAGGCGATGGTGTAGCACCGGCTGGTCTCCCGGCCGTCCACGTCCGCCGTCACCGTGACGTACTGCCCCGGCCGGAACGACAGCGCCGCGCCGCCCGGCAGCGCGAGGGTGATGCTGCGCACGTCGTGGGTGACCTGCTCGACGTGGACGCACACCAGCGGCTCGTCCACGTGGTCGAGGTATGTCGTGGCGCCCGTCCCGCGGACCAGCACCTCGGTCATCGGGCCAGCTCCGCGCGCAGCCGCGCGACGTACCACGCGACGAAGGACTCCACCTGGCGCTCGCTGGGCGAGTAAGGGCCGGGGATGTAGGCCGGGTCGGCCACGCCCTGCTGCGCCCGGGCGCAGAACTCGCCGTCCTCCTCGTTGGTGTGGTCCCACACCTGGGTGAGCCGCTCCAGGTCGTAGTCCTCTCCCTCGACCGCGTCCTCGTGGACCAGCCAGGTGGTGCGCACCAGGGTCCGGTCCGGCCCGAGGGGCAGCACCGCGAAGGTCACGACGTGGTCGGACAGGAAGTGGAACCACCCGTTGGGTTGGGTGTGCACCGAGGCGCGGCCCAGCCGGGGGGTGTCGAAGTCGGCCAGCAGGCGGCGCGAGGCGACCGTCCCGTCGAGCGTGTAGGACTCGCCGGCGCCGTCCAGCGCCTCGCGCTGCACGCGGAAGGCAGTGACCCGGTCCTCCTCCAGCGCCTCCACCTCGGCGAAGGCCATCCCCCGCGCCAGGCAGGCCGCCTCGAGCTCGGCCTCGGCGGCGAGGTAGCGCTCGTGCGCCGGCATGAGCCGGGCCGGGATCCTGTCCCGGTCGTAGCCGTAGGTCGGGAAGAAGGTGCAGGTCAGCTCGGGGTGGCCGCCCTCGCAGTGGTAGCACTCCCGGTTGTTCTCCATCACCAGCTTCCAGTTGGCGTGCTCGACGAGGTCGTGCTGGGCGGCGACCTTGGTGCGCAGCGGCTGGTGGGGGTCGAGGTAGGGCGCGACGGTGGCCGTCATCTCCTCGACGTCGGCCGGCGGCTCGTCGGCGAGGCAGACGAAGACCAGCCCGGACACGGTCCGCACGTGCACCCTCCGGAGCCCGAAGCAGGACCGGTCGAAGGTCGGCGCCTGGTCGCCGGCGTGCAGCAGGGTGCCGTCGGTGGCGTAGGTCCAGCGGTGGTAGCCGCAGACGATGTTGCCCACGGACCCGGAGCGCTCGGTGAGCACCCGGGAGCCGCGGTGCCGGCAGACGTTGCGCAGCGCCGACACCTGCTCGTCGTCGTCTCGCACGACGATGACGGAGTAGGGCCCGATGTCGACGGTGACGAAGTCGCCGGGCTCGCGGATCTCGGCCTCGGTCGCCACGAAGATCCAGCTCCGTGCCCACACGGCGGCGAGGTCGAGGTCGAAGACCTCGGGGCTGGTGTAGAAGGGCGCGTCCAGGCTGAAGCCCGGCGCCCGGTCGGCCACGAGCCGGGCGAGGTCGGTGGTCCCGGGGGCGGTGGGGGTGCTCGTCGCGGTGGCGGTGGTGAGGGTGGTCATCGGGTCCTCCTTCGGGTATGCCGGTCAGATGGCCAGGCAGAGGCGCAGGGCGTCGTAGGTGGCGGCGTGGATGTTGCGGCTGGCGACGGCGTCGCCGATCCGGAAGAGCTGGAAGCCGGTGCCCGGCGAGAGCGCGGCGCCCGCCCCGCCGGGAGCGGCCAGGGCTGCCGGGCCGCTCCCGGCGCCCACGAGCTGGGGCTGCACCGCGAGCAGTGCCTCGTGGTCGACGGCGCCGCCGTTGACCGAGAGCGGGGCCATCTCGTGGTAGAGGTCGTCGTTGGGCAGCGTGCCGTGCTCCACGACGACCTGGTCCACCCGCCGCTCGACCTCCGCGCCGGAGTAGTCGTGCCGCAGCCGCGCGACCAGCCCGCCCTCGGGGTGCCGGGCGACCCCGACGAGGCGGGTGGCGAGGGTGACCCCGACGTGGTGCTCGTCGAAGGCCCGCAGGTAGGCCGGTGAGTTCATCCCGCCGACGAGCGGGGCCAGCATCCGCTCGGGGGTGACGAACTGCACCTGCGCCCCGCGGCTGGCGAGCAGCTCGGCGGCGTCCACCCCGGGCTCGGCGCCGTTGTCGTCGTAGACGAGCACGGTGCCGCCGGAGCGCACCTCCCCGGACATGACGTCCCAGGTGTCGCGCACCAGCCCCTGGCCCTGCGCGAGGAAGGTGCGGTTCGGCATACCCCCGGTCGCGACAATGACGACGTCGGGCTCCTCGGCCAGCACGGTCTGCGCCTCGGCGAAGACCCCGAGGCGCAGGTCGACCCCGGTGTGCTTGAGCTCGCTGACCCGCCAGTCGACCACCCCGATGAGGTCGCGGCGGCGGCTCGGGCGGGAGGCGAGCCGGACCTGCCCGCCGGGCAGGTCGTCGGCCTCGAGGATGACGACGTCGTGACCGCGCTCGCCGAGCACCCGGCCCG
This window contains:
- a CDS encoding aromatic ring-hydroxylating oxygenase subunit alpha, encoding MTTLTTATATSTPTAPGTTDLARLVADRAPGFSLDAPFYTSPEVFDLDLAAVWARSWIFVATEAEIREPGDFVTVDIGPYSVIVVRDDDEQVSALRNVCRHRGSRVLTERSGSVGNIVCGYHRWTYATDGTLLHAGDQAPTFDRSCFGLRRVHVRTVSGLVFVCLADEPPADVEEMTATVAPYLDPHQPLRTKVAAQHDLVEHANWKLVMENNRECYHCEGGHPELTCTFFPTYGYDRDRIPARLMPAHERYLAAEAELEAACLARGMAFAEVEALEEDRVTAFRVQREALDGAGESYTLDGTVASRRLLADFDTPRLGRASVHTQPNGWFHFLSDHVVTFAVLPLGPDRTLVRTTWLVHEDAVEGEDYDLERLTQVWDHTNEEDGEFCARAQQGVADPAYIPGPYSPSERQVESFVAWYVARLRAELAR
- a CDS encoding FAD-binding oxidoreductase; its protein translation is MTEVLVRGTGATTYLDHVDEPLVCVHVEQVTHDVRSITLALPGGAALSFRPGQYVTVTADVDGRETSRCYTIASSPLQAGTLTLTVKRQGPVSTWLHDRLGVGDRLRVSGPMGVFSTHEHPAAAHLLLSAGSGVTPLMSMLRTLVGTPGPHDVVFVHSARTPADIVFRRELEDLAAALPWLRVAVVCEGDSEDEVWRGARGRLTAGMLAELAPDAAGREVFTCGPRPYMDAVRGLLAELGCDPARCHQESFVLDPAGAVLTGEGGDGRGGTPAAEARTHTVTLTRSGREVTCAPGQTILAAAARAGLSLPSSCAEGVCGTCKSQLLAGSVDMRHGGGIRPREIAADKVLLCCSTPLEDCVVEA